A stretch of Desulfotignum phosphitoxidans DSM 13687 DNA encodes these proteins:
- a CDS encoding hemolysin family protein, which yields MNPIFGRMDTDILGLILYVGLALFFSFLCSVAEAVLLSVTPSYIEGLKKNHPRKAALLQRLKQDNVDRSLAAILTLNTIAHTVGAIGAGAKATAVFGSAWFGVFSAAMTLMILFLSEILPKTIGAVYWSRLTGPTAIFINTLITILYPIVWLSEKLTKFISRGKTMHIFSRDEFIAMASVGERTGQIHTKESRIIQNLLRFESLKATDIMTPRTVVSALPEDMTIDASLKYIMKTPFSRLPLYKSHLDDATGFVLKDDILIFMAQKRGNETLKALKREIMAVPSSIPLTVLFERFLTERQHIALIVSEHGGTDGLVTLEDLIETLMGMEIVDESDNVIDMRALARKQWMARAKAMGLEPETTETPGNDI from the coding sequence ATGAACCCTATTTTCGGCCGGATGGATACTGATATCCTGGGATTGATCCTGTATGTGGGGCTGGCCCTGTTTTTTTCATTTCTGTGTTCCGTGGCGGAAGCCGTTCTTTTGAGTGTCACTCCCTCGTATATCGAAGGGTTGAAAAAAAACCATCCCCGGAAAGCCGCGCTTTTGCAGCGACTTAAACAGGACAATGTGGACCGGTCTCTGGCTGCCATTCTGACATTGAATACCATTGCCCATACCGTCGGGGCCATCGGTGCGGGAGCCAAAGCCACGGCCGTGTTCGGCAGCGCCTGGTTCGGGGTGTTTTCCGCCGCCATGACCCTGATGATCCTGTTTCTGTCGGAAATCCTTCCCAAAACCATCGGTGCGGTCTACTGGTCGCGCCTGACCGGCCCCACCGCGATTTTCATCAACACGCTGATTACCATCCTGTACCCCATTGTCTGGCTGTCTGAAAAACTGACCAAATTCATTTCCCGGGGAAAAACCATGCATATTTTTTCCAGGGATGAATTCATTGCCATGGCATCCGTGGGTGAACGCACGGGTCAGATCCACACCAAAGAATCCAGAATCATTCAGAATCTGCTGCGGTTTGAAAGTCTGAAAGCCACGGATATCATGACACCGCGCACCGTGGTATCTGCGTTGCCCGAAGACATGACCATTGATGCATCTTTGAAATACATCATGAAAACTCCGTTTTCACGCCTGCCCTTGTACAAATCACACTTAGACGATGCCACGGGGTTTGTTCTCAAAGATGATATATTGATTTTCATGGCCCAGAAAAGGGGAAATGAAACACTCAAGGCCCTGAAACGGGAAATCATGGCCGTGCCCAGCTCCATCCCTTTGACCGTGCTGTTTGAACGGTTTCTGACTGAGCGTCAGCACATTGCCCTGATTGTCAGTGAACATGGGGGCACAGACGGGCTGGTGACTTTGGAAGACCTGATTGAAACCCTCATGGGAATGGAAATCGTGGATGAAAGTGACAATGTAATCGATATGCGGGCTTTGGCCCGGAAACAGTGGATGGCCCGGGCCAAAGCCATGGGCCTGGAGCCGGAAACAACGGAGACACCCGGAAATGACATATGA